Part of the Thermotoga sp. genome, TTCAACAACAGGTTCGTCTATCTCACAAATCTACCGTCTTCAAGAACAATCGTGGATTATCCGATCGGTTTTGCCTTCGGACCGGACGCAAAGCTTCTGAACGTTTCTTTTGATCTTTTCAAAGAGGATGCCAGCCTTGAAGCGGATTTCTTCTACCTCGTGAAAGGACCGAACACTCTCTATACGGAGTATCCGAGGGAAGAGGAAGGAGAAACACAAGCCTTTTTCGGAGCGAATTTGAGGGGAAAAATCGGACACATGAACTTTTCGCTGTTTTTTTCAGGTAGTGAGTTTCTGGCTGGTCTTGGGGTTGAGTTTGTCTTTTGAGGAGGAAGAGAAAATTGAGATGGTTTCTTTTGATTATGGTTTCTGCTCTTTTTCTTTCTGGATGTGTGCCGGAGATCTACACGCAAACGTCCACACCTTCCACAATAGTGGCAGATGATGAAACGCACATTGCCGGAAGATACGCCTACGTGGACGTTCGAGTACTCGACGAGTACGGTCTTCCCGTCTCAGGTGCTGATGTTTCTTTCTATGTGGATGGTTCTTTCCTTGGAGAGGCAACCACCGACACAAACGGTGTGGCAAGGATAGGTTTTTTCTCTCCTTCGGAGAAGACTTACAGATTCACGGTGATAGCGGGGAGTGTGAGCAGGTCTTTTTATGTGAATTTCACGAAACCAGAATGGCTTTTCATCGTATGGATGGCAGCAGACAACGATCTTTATGAGTATTCTACGTACGATCTTTCGGAGATGAGAAACGCCAGCGGAAGTGTTTCTGTAATTGTTGTCTACGACGGGATAGGAATCGGTGATGGAAT contains:
- a CDS encoding clostripain-related cysteine peptidase, giving the protein MRWFLLIMVSALFLSGCVPEIYTQTSTPSTIVADDETHIAGRYAYVDVRVLDEYGLPVSGADVSFYVDGSFLGEATTDTNGVARIGFFSPSEKTYRFTVIAGSVSRSFYVNFTKPEWLFIVWMAADNDLYEYSTYDLSEMRNASGSVSVIVVYDGIGIGDGMLVLDESGDFQAVVGTMGIDFNSGSYTSLEVWLETIFDQFDADHYALVIWDHGSAWIGDSGYISAKVVGIDNSQGTAIAIADLRKALENALSGSKLDILGFDACLMGSLEVIYELRNVANYIVASSFSEPGEGWDYSFLSGIASGSTPLDVARMIVDSYR